The following are from one region of the Bacillota bacterium genome:
- a CDS encoding DUF1700 domain-containing protein, which produces MKSKYLAEIKKSLEKYEIESEEILDILNDYDQLYDDGLSRGLSDESVIAFLGTPEKIVKELTEGIKHIEKPKKGSKLIALTPFISLVIYFILGFYFQVWHPGWLVFFLIPVTAIIVEMGHQKDKHITTALSPFFTVITYLIIGFTYNIWHPTWLIFLIIPVLAIVNSRNERTSLQIITALTPFIATITFFSFGFYLDLWNPIWLVFFIIPMVGVLNDSNKTKIIIYEFLFALSISIYLFLGYTYGLWGYALLAFLIPFVYGISKNDIQIDIFHEGKEEWIVFLLCLVVYVTLGIIFKTTWAYLWVIFFLVPVFAIVKHGPKKQLFVPISPFLATTIFFLLGYFFELWSISWIAFLIIPVAAILNNH; this is translated from the coding sequence ATGAAAAGTAAATATTTAGCAGAAATCAAAAAATCACTTGAAAAATATGAGATAGAAAGCGAAGAAATTCTTGATATCTTAAACGATTATGATCAATTGTATGATGATGGTTTAAGTAGAGGTTTATCAGATGAAAGTGTAATTGCTTTTCTTGGAACTCCTGAAAAAATCGTGAAAGAATTAACAGAAGGAATCAAGCACATAGAAAAACCAAAAAAAGGTTCTAAATTAATTGCACTTACCCCCTTTATTAGTTTAGTCATTTATTTTATCTTAGGCTTTTATTTTCAAGTATGGCATCCTGGATGGCTTGTATTCTTCTTGATTCCTGTCACTGCAATTATTGTTGAAATGGGACATCAAAAAGACAAACATATTACGACAGCTTTATCGCCATTTTTTACAGTTATTACCTACTTAATTATAGGATTTACATATAACATTTGGCATCCAACATGGTTAATCTTTTTAATTATCCCCGTACTTGCTATTGTAAATTCAAGAAATGAACGTACTTCACTTCAAATAATTACAGCTTTAACTCCATTTATTGCTACCATCACTTTCTTTTCTTTTGGGTTTTATTTAGATTTATGGAACCCTATTTGGCTTGTATTCTTTATCATTCCTATGGTTGGTGTTTTAAATGACTCAAATAAAACGAAAATTATCATTTATGAATTTTTATTTGCTTTATCTATTTCCATCTATCTATTTTTAGGATATACTTATGGACTTTGGGGTTATGCTTTACTTGCCTTTTTAATTCCTTTTGTTTATGGAATTTCCAAAAATGATATTCAAATTGATATTTTTCACGAAGGAAAAGAGGAATGGATTGTCTTTCTTTTATGCCTTGTAGTGTACGTAACTCTTGGAATTATTTTTAAAACTACTTGGGCATACCTTTGGGTTATTTTCTTCTTAGTTCCTGTTTTCGCAATTGTGAAACACGGACCTAAAAAACAATTATTTGTTCCAATTTCACCATTTCTTGCAACAACTATCTTTTTTCTTCTTGGATATTTCTTTGAACTTTGGAGTATCTCGTGGATTGCATTTCTCATTATTCCAGTTGCAGCAATATTAAATAATCATTAA
- a CDS encoding PadR family transcriptional regulator — protein MNSQFKKGVIEMCVINLISKQDMYGFEVIETLSKEIDVNENTIYPILRRLTNQGYFMTYMDTDSLKKIGAPRKYYKLTALGQTRNVEYENEWSKFLKGVFNILGGKTYEK, from the coding sequence ATGAATTCACAATTTAAAAAAGGCGTTATTGAAATGTGTGTCATAAACCTAATCAGTAAACAAGATATGTATGGATTTGAAGTGATTGAAACCCTTTCAAAAGAAATTGATGTAAATGAAAATACCATTTATCCGATTTTAAGAAGGCTTACTAATCAAGGGTATTTCATGACATATATGGATACTGATTCATTAAAAAAAATAGGTGCTCCAAGAAAATACTATAAGTTAACTGCTTTAGGACAAACAAGAAATGTAGAATATGAAAATGAATGGTCTAAATTTTTAAAAGGTGTTTTTAATATCTTAGGAGGGAAAACTTATGAAAAGTAA